The Brachionichthys hirsutus isolate HB-005 chromosome 8, CSIRO-AGI_Bhir_v1, whole genome shotgun sequence genome contains a region encoding:
- the rbm12 gene encoding RNA-binding protein 12, with product MAVVIRLQGLPIVAGTMDIRHFFSGLTIPDGGVHIVGGEHGEAFIVFATDEDARMGMMRTGGSIKGSKVSLLLSSKTEMQNMIELSRRRFEAGAGTGETAAATAGNANRQVATSIPAVQPGTGGRLSSHGNQGFNINQVSVTAARSSQEPASNKTVTSILPSFPNSYSSAPTISTALVGLGTGPPPIPPLPTMPSMPPMPTLPIIPVPPPVSSLPPVPTVSPLCQGPPVPPMSHLPHISSLPPFNPSLPPPAGLGSGLPLGTPGPMLFNPLSPLASFGLQAHMKAAVVASGAGVLNPDEMLVLLQNLPFSCTEVDIRSFFRGLGVDGVRLLRDGQGRPTGRAMVKFFSPQESFEAVKRGGGMMGQRFIEINPGTERQWNSINDSGTGLATHISNKLHNESQDQLHRRGITGVGGRDQRGRSRSPHRQEFCVYLKGLPYEADKKQIKEFFNNLAVIDDSIYIAYGPNGRATGEGFLEFKTEQDHKTALGAHMQYMGTRFIQVHPISHKGMLEKIDTIRKRDTVHGEGKHQDGLKAPRNCAHISNIPYNISKKDVRAFLEGVGMYEDTLKVLTDSNGNGLGQAVFQLRTEEDGRKAERLHRQKLNGRDAFVHLVTFEQLKEIERNPPPQNKRGQRSQNQNQVSQTQNQHLPVQPSSQQSQINPFAGISGDEFSFLRNTMGNLSAPFVNPFSTPGNGLAGPPPLPPLTAGLGDVNMSVAPPIIAGLPGAPILEPPGFRPAPAGVGPFSQDGLRGLALFENANRKGAGGGPTRGGGANNGNSNQGRAGGGATGGQQVFTAGADVLRNQPVPGGPVNPNSQHGVAGPTIVRLQNMPFTVTVDEIMDFFYGYQVVPGSVCLQFSEKGLPTGEAMVAFQNPEEATAAVMDLNDRPIGARKVKISLA from the coding sequence ATGGCGGTAGTCATCAGGCTGCAGGGTCTGCCCATAGTGGCTGGCACCATGGACATCAGGCACTTCTTCTCTGGTCTCACCATCCCTGACGGGGGAGTGCACATCGTTGGGGGTGAACATGGCGAGGCCTTCATCGTCTTTGCCACTGACGAAGATGCTCGGATGGGGATGATGCGCACAGGTGGGTCCATTAAGGGCTCCAAAGTGTCACTGTTGCTTAGCAGCaagacagaaatgcagaacaTGATTGAACTTAGTCGCCGCAGATTTGAGGCTGGGGCAGGCACTGGGgagacagcagcagctacagcagGAAATGCTAACAGACAAGTGGCCACCTCCATACCCGCAGTGCAACCTGGGACAGGGGGGAGGCTCAGTAGCCATGGAAACCAGGGTTTCAATATCAACCAAGTCTCGGTGACTGCAGCAAGGTCATCTCAGGAGCCGGCAAGCAACAAAACAGTGACCAGCATCTTGCCAAGCTTCCCCAATAGCTACAGCTCTGCCCCCACTATCAGCACGGCTCTGGTAGGACTTGGTACAGGACCCCCACCCATCCCTCCACTTCCAACCATGCCCTCAATGCCTCCCATGCCCACGTTGCCTATCATTCCAGTTCCTCCCCCAGTGTCCTCCCTCCCCCCTGTCCCGACAGTTTCCCCACTATGCCAAGGCCCTCCAGTGCCTCCAATGTCACACCTCCCCCACAtatcctctctgcctcctttcAACCCATCCCTACCTCCTCCAGCAGGACTGGGCTCTGGCCTCCCTCTTGGAACCCCCGGCCCCATGCTATTCAATCCTCTCTCCCCTTTGGCCTCTTTCGGCCTCCAGGCCCATATGAAGGCAGCTGTTGTGGCCAGTGGAGCAGGAGTGCTCAACCCTGATGAGATGCTTGTCCTCTTACAGAACCTCCCATTCTCCTGCACAGAGGTGGACATTAGGAGTTTCTTTCGAGGTCTTGGGGTCGATGGAGTTCGCCTGCTTAGGGATGGACAGGGCCGACCTACTGGCAGGGCTATGGTTAAGTTCTTTTCACCCCAAGAAAGTTTTGAAGCAGTGAAGCGGGGAGGGGGGATGATGGGCCAACGGTTCATTGAGATCAACCCAGGTACTGAACGACAATGGAACAGCATCAATGACAGTGGGACAGGCCTGGCTACTCACATTAGTAACAAGTTACACAATGAGTCACAGGACCAGCTGCACCGCCGTGGTATTACTGGGGTAGGAGGCAGGGATCAGCGAGGAAGGTCACGGTCTCCCCACCGGCAAGAATTCTGTGTCTACCTTAAGGGCCTCCCTTACGAGGCAGACAAGAAACAGATAAAGGAATTCTTTAACAACTTGGCTGTCATAGATGACAGCATTTACATAGCATATGGGCCCAATGGGCGAGCCACAGGGGAGGGCTTCCTTGAGTTCAAAACAGAACAGGATCATAAGACTGCTCTGGGTGCGCACATGCAGTACATGGGTACCCGCTTCATTCAAGTCCACCCAATCAGCCATAAGGGAATGCTTGAAAAGATTGACACCATCCGAAAACGTGACACTGTACATGGTGAAGGCAAGCACCAGGATGGCTTGAAAGCTCCCAGGAACTGTGCTCACATCAGTAATATCCCTTACAATATCTCCAAAAAGGATGTCCGCGCCTTCCTGGAAGGTGTGGGAATGTATGAGGATACCCTGAAAGTTCTGACAGATAGTAATGGCAATGGTTTAGGCCAAGCTGTTTTCCAGTTACGAACTGAGGAAGATGGGCGCAAAGCCGAAAGACTCCATCGACAAAAACTCAATGGTCGTGACGCCTTTGTACACCTTGTAACTTTTGAGCAGTTGAAGGAAATTGAGAGAAATCCTCCACCCCAGAACAAGAGAGGGCAACGCagtcagaaccagaatcaggtGAGCCAAACTCAGAATCAGCACCTACCAGTCCAGCCCAGTTCCCAGCAATCCCAGATCAATCCATTTGCTGGAATTAGTGGTGATGAATTCAGCTTTCTCAGAAATACTATGGGAAACCTTAGCGCCCCTTTTGTGAATCCATTTTCAACTCCAGGAAATGGCCTGGCAGGACCTCCTCCGCTCCCCCCTCTCACAGCAGGACTGGGAGATGTGAATATGAGTGTGGCTCCTCCAATTATTGCTGGACTTCCTGGAGCACCAATTTTGGAGCCACCTGGCTTTCGACCTGCACCTGCCGGAGTCGGTCCATTCAGCCAGGATGGACTTAGAGGGTTGGCGCTCTTTGAAAATGCCAACAGgaagggagctggaggaggaccaacccgagggggaggggctaacaACGGCAACAGCAACCAAGGACGTGCAGGTGGTGGGGCTACTGGTGGACAGCAGGTCTTCACAGCAGGAGCTGATGTTCTCCGTAACCAGCCGGTTCCCGGAGGACCTGTCAATCCCAACAGTCAGCACGGTGTTGCTGGTCCAACGATTGTAAGGCTTCAGAATATGCCATTCACTGTAACTGTGGATGAGATTATGGACTTCTTTTATGGCTACCAAGTGGTGCCAGGCTCAGTTTGTCTGCAGTTCAGTGAGAAAGGCCTGCCAACTGGTGAAGCTATGGTGGCCTTCCAGAACCCTGAGGAAGCAACTGCTGCGGTTATGGACCTTAACGACCGACCAATTGGAGCGCGTAAAGTCAAAATAAGCCTGGCTTAa
- the nfs1 gene encoding cysteine desulfurase — MFSPARTVPARLLRPALGFPVRLASEQRELVKKHDLEKDEPRPLYMDFQATTPMDPRVLDAMMPFQVNHYGNPHSRTHAYGWESESAMETARKQVADLIGSDPREIIFTSGATESNNMSIKGVARFYQSKKRHLITTQTEHKCVLDSCRVLEAEGFRVSYLPVQKNGLLDLEVLQASIRPDTSLVSVMTVNNEIGVKQPIAEIGRICRSKGIFLHTDAAQAVGKIPINVSDWKIDLMSISAHKLYGPKGVGALYVRRRPRVRLEPLQNGGGQERGLRSGTVPTPLAVGLGAACSISQQEMEYDHCRISKLADRLVTKIMSGLPDVIMNGDPEQRYPGCVNLSFAYVEGESLLMALKDVALSSGSACTSASLEPSYVLRAIGADEDLAHSSIRFGIGRFTTEEEVDYTANKCIHQVSRLREMSPLWEMVQEGIDLKSIKWSQH, encoded by the exons ATGTTTTCACCGGCTCGGACGGTACCCGCCAGGCTTCTCAGGCCGGCCTTGGGGTTCCCTGTCCGCCTGGCCTCTGAGCAGAGAG AGTTGGTAAAGAAGCATGACCTTGAGAAGGATGAGCCACGCCCCCTCTACATGGATTTCCAGGCCACCACGCCCATG GACCCCCGCGTCCTGGATGCCATGATGCCTTTCCAGGTGAATCACTATGGCAACCCTCACTCCAGGACTCACGCCTACGGCTGGGAGAGTGAGAGCGCCATGGAGACGGCCAGGAAG CAGGTGGCGGATTTGATTGGCTCGGATCCCAGAGAGATCATCTTCACGAGTGGCGCCACCGAGTCCAACAACATGTCCATCAag GGCGTGGCTCGGTTCTACCAGTCCAAGAAGCGGCACCTGATCACCACTCAGACGGAACACAAGTGCGTTCTGGACTCGTGTCGGGTTCTGGAGGCCGAGGGGTTCCGTGTCAGCTACCTGCCGGTCCAAAAGAACGGCCTGCTGGACCTCGAG GTTCTCCAGGCGTCCATCCGTCCCGACACCTCGCTGGTGTCCGTGATGACCGTGAACAACGAGATCGGAGTCAAGCAGCCCATCGCAGAGATCG GTCGGATTTGCCGTTCTAAAGGAATCTTCCTTCACACGGATGCTGCTCAGGCTGTTGGGAAGATTCCCATCAATGTTTCTGACTGGAAGATTGATCTGATGTCCATCAGCGCTCACAAACTATATGGACCCAAag GTGTGGGAGCTTTGTACGTGCGTCGCCGGCCCCGGGTGCGTTTGGAGCCACTGCAGAACGGGGGCGGGCAGGAGAGGGGCCTACGCTCCGGCACCGTCCCCACCCCCCTGGCTGTCGGGCTGGGAGCCGCATGCAGCATATCTCAGCAGGAGATGGAG TATGATCACTGCAGGATCTCCAAACTGGCTGATCGTCTGGTAACGAAGATCATGTCTGGGCTTCCGGATGTTATCATGAATGGAGACCCAGAACAACGCTACCCtg GCTGTGTGAACCTGTCCTTTGCCTATGTGGAGGGAGAAAGTCTGCTGATGGCGCTCAAGGATGTTGCTCTGTCATCTGggag tGCGTGTACTTCAGCGTCTCTGGAACCGTCGTATGTGCTCCGCGCTATCGGCGCAGATGAAGACCTGGCTCATTCTTCCATCAG gttTGGCATTGGCAGGTTCACCACAGAAGAGGAGGTCGACTACACCGCCAATAAATGTATCCACCAGGTGTCCAGACTCCGAGAGATGAG TCCTCTGTGGGAGATGGTTCAAGAAGGCATCGATCTAAAGAGCATCAAGTGGTCGCAGCATTAG